The stretch of DNA GGGTGTTGAGTATATGTATGCTAAAAACACCAAAGAAAATGGCCTTGATGGCGAGTTAAATCGAGTGATTTTCTCAATGAAATATGTGCTGTAGTTGATGAGATAAATAGTTAAGTAAATTGTGTTACACACAAAAAAGGAGGCAATAGCCTCCTTTTTTATTTTAAGCGTTCAACTTATGCCGCAGGCATTAGCTCGTTTGCTCTGACGTATTGTTCAAACTCAGTACATCCGCCAACATGGTCTTTATCGACAAAGATCTGTGGAACGGTTTCAACTGGCTTACCGACTGTTTTTTCAAGATCGGCTTTGCTGATCCCTTCTGCGTGAATATCAACATATTTAAATTTGAAATCATCACGCTTTTCAGTAAGTTGCTCAGCAACTTGTACTGCACGAACACAATAAGGACAACCTGGACGACCGAAAATCACAACAAACATAATAGTTCCTCTAAAATAGCTTGAGCACTTTATAACATAGGCGAGAGATTAGTTCTAATCGATATTTATAGTCGAGTTAATCGTATTATTCATTATCTGAGGGTTGTGTTTGATAACGGCCTTGGTAATCAAAGATAGACTCCAGTAAATCCCAGCCTTTTTTCCCTTTTTTAAGCAACAATAAGTCCGGTTTTCTAAAGCAAAGCGCGTCAGCGGCCAACTCTTGAGCTGAACTATATTTTTTATGCTTCATTCCCGGTGTTTTGCTATGTGGAAAAATAAACAGCGCAAATACGGCTCTTATTTGGGCGGGTGTTTGCATCTTAAAGTAACGACAGAAATCATTGCCTTCGATGTCGATATAACGCACCACTAAACGATCCTTTTCAGGCTCAAGCAACATTGTTTGGCACTTGAATAAGTGATGATGCTTCTGTTGTAACACCTCTTTGAGTCTTTTATCGGGATCAACTAATACGGCTTGGCAATGACCACATACCTTGGCGGCAATGTCGTTCTCTTCGCCGCAATTGGGGCAGGACTTGGAACGAAACCTAAAATCGCACTGTTGTATACCCTCAGGTGTTTCAATCAAAGCTTGGCAACGTCTGCCAAAATGCTCAATGATATCGCCGTCGTCATCGGTCAAACCCCAAAAGATATTGGCAAAATCACACACAGGGCAATGGACTTGCACAGGCTTACACTTACTGTTGGGTTTAGGTTGGCCAACTTCAGGATAGAAAAGGTCATAGCCGTTTGCAGCGTAATCAATAATAAGGCATTCAGTTTTGTCTTTGTCGATCCTTAAGCCACGCCCAACCATTTGTTGGAACAGACTAACAGAGGCTGTGGGGCGCATAATCGCAATAAGATCCACATGAGGAGCGTCGAAGCCTGTCGTCAGAACGGCAACGTTGACAAGGAACTTTATCTCTTTGGCTTTAAACGCGTGAATGAGAGCGTCTCTATCTTCACTCGAGGTTTTGGCTGTAATCAATGCAGGTTTACAGTCCGCAAGCTTAGCCATGATCTCTTCAGCGTGTTTGACCGTTGCGGCAAAGATAATCACACCCTGACGATGTTTAGCCAGCTCAATGAGCTGCTTAACAATTGCAGTAGTCGCTCGGCCACAATGGTTGAGTATCGAATTGACCTCGGATCCATTGTATTCACCGGTTGGCGTAGCAGTAAGCTCACTAAAGTCATATTGGGCGCTTAAGCCGTCAAACATTTTTGGCTGACTTAGGAAACCTTGTTTAATCAGTGGACGCATCGGCAGTTCAAAAATGCATTTTTCAAATACAGGTTTTTCGGTATTACCAATTTTGCCATGATAGTGCTGGCGGTAGATCCATCCTAAATCTAAGCGATAAGGAGTAGCGGTTAATCCTAACAGCCTTAAACGCTGATTCTTCGACTTTAAATGGCTTAATAGTTGTTGATACTGACTGTCTTTATCGGGGCTAACGCGATGGCATTCATCGATGATGACAAGACTGTAAGGTTCGTCAAATTGCTCGGGGCGCTTAACTGCGGATTGAATGCTGGCGACGACGGTCTTGCCTGCTGTCGACTTTTGATTTAACCCTGCTGAATATATTGAAGCTTTATCGGTGAGTAAGCCGACTTTTTCGGCATTTTGCGCTACAAGCTCTTTAACGTGCGTCAATACTAATACACGTCCTTTAGCAATTCTGGCTAACTCGGCGATAACAATGCTTTTGCCTGCGCCAGTAGGCAAGACAAGCACGGCAGAGTCGGGGCTGGATTTAAAGTGGGCGATGGCGGCATCAACCGATTGTTGCTGATAATCTCTAAGTTGCACGAGTGAGTTTCCGTTTGGCATGCCATTGGGGGGAGCAGATAACGAAATCATCACACAAATAAGGGGCGACGATAAGGAAAATATTGGCTTCTATCTTTTAGGCATAAAAAAACCCCTCTTAAGAGGGGCTAGGGAAGGTCAAATGGAGAGTGACTGCTTAATGATTACTCACTACGGTTGAGTCGAGACTCAATTAGAGTGTCAATCACTGCTGGATCGGCAAGTGTTGAAGAGTCGCCTAAGTTGGTCACTTCATTTGCGGCAATCTTACGCAGGAATCGACGCATGATCTTGCCTGAACGTGTCTTAGGTAATCCGCCGGCCCATTGAATTAAATCGGGTGTTGCTAACGCACCGATCTCTTTTCTAACCCATTGGCGAAGTTCCTGACGCAGCTCTTCAGTTTCGACAGTGCCGCGGGTGAGCGTGACATATGCATAGATACCTTGACCCTTGATATCGTGAGGGTAACCCACAACAGCGGCCTCAGCGACATCCTTATGGGCCACAAGGGCACTTTCAACTTCAGCAGTACCGAGTCGATGACCTGATACATTAATAACGTCATCAACACGGCCGGTGATCCAGTAATAACCATCTTCATCACGTTTAGCACCGTCACCCGTAAAGTACATGCCTCTAAACGTTTTAAAGTAAGTCAGTACAAAGCGTTCATGATCGCCAAATACG from Shewanella sp. Choline-02u-19 encodes:
- a CDS encoding GrxA family glutaredoxin, which gives rise to MFVVIFGRPGCPYCVRAVQVAEQLTEKRDDFKFKYVDIHAEGISKADLEKTVGKPVETVPQIFVDKDHVGGCTEFEQYVRANELMPAA
- a CDS encoding DEAD/DEAH box helicase — its product is MPNGNSLVQLRDYQQQSVDAAIAHFKSSPDSAVLVLPTGAGKSIVIAELARIAKGRVLVLTHVKELVAQNAEKVGLLTDKASIYSAGLNQKSTAGKTVVASIQSAVKRPEQFDEPYSLVIIDECHRVSPDKDSQYQQLLSHLKSKNQRLRLLGLTATPYRLDLGWIYRQHYHGKIGNTEKPVFEKCIFELPMRPLIKQGFLSQPKMFDGLSAQYDFSELTATPTGEYNGSEVNSILNHCGRATTAIVKQLIELAKHRQGVIIFAATVKHAEEIMAKLADCKPALITAKTSSEDRDALIHAFKAKEIKFLVNVAVLTTGFDAPHVDLIAIMRPTASVSLFQQMVGRGLRIDKDKTECLIIDYAANGYDLFYPEVGQPKPNSKCKPVQVHCPVCDFANIFWGLTDDDGDIIEHFGRRCQALIETPEGIQQCDFRFRSKSCPNCGEENDIAAKVCGHCQAVLVDPDKRLKEVLQQKHHHLFKCQTMLLEPEKDRLVVRYIDIEGNDFCRYFKMQTPAQIRAVFALFIFPHSKTPGMKHKKYSSAQELAADALCFRKPDLLLLKKGKKGWDLLESIFDYQGRYQTQPSDNE